In a single window of the Helicobacter sp. MIT 99-5507 genome:
- a CDS encoding (Fe-S)-binding protein: MKVYFFATCLGSIAYSNTCINAIKLLQKEGIEVIFKKDQTCCGQPSYNSGYYEDTKQVALHNINLFNEPYPIIVPSGSCAGMMRVDYLELFENDGNYSMVKDFSSRVFELSEFLLKELKVRYTDTGEKIKATWHSNCHALRVTKSIEYSKALIRQLKNVELIELDKEEECCGFGGTFSIKEPQVSKAMVHDKINDIKSKGVDYVISGDAGCLMNISGAMDKMGVDVKGIHLYDFIAQRINLV; encoded by the coding sequence ATGAAAGTCTATTTTTTTGCTACTTGTTTAGGGAGCATAGCTTATTCAAATACTTGCATTAATGCAATTAAGTTATTACAAAAAGAAGGCATTGAAGTAATTTTTAAAAAAGATCAAACATGTTGTGGGCAGCCTAGTTATAATTCTGGTTATTATGAAGATACCAAACAAGTGGCACTTCATAATATAAATCTTTTTAATGAGCCATATCCTATCATCGTGCCATCTGGTTCTTGTGCAGGAATGATGAGGGTTGATTATTTGGAATTATTTGAAAATGATGGAAATTATTCTATGGTAAAGGATTTTTCATCTAGAGTTTTTGAATTAAGTGAGTTTTTGTTAAAAGAATTAAAAGTTAGATACACTGATACTGGAGAGAAAATAAAAGCAACTTGGCATTCAAACTGCCATGCATTACGTGTTACAAAAAGTATAGAGTATTCTAAAGCACTAATAAGACAGCTTAAAAATGTTGAATTAATAGAATTAGATAAAGAAGAAGAATGTTGTGGTTTTGGTGGGACATTTTCTATAAAAGAACCACAAGTGTCAAAAGCTATGGTGCATGATAAGATAAATGACATTAAGAGCAAAGGGGTAGATTATGTTATATCTGGTGATGCAGGCTGTCTTATGAATATTAGTGGTGCGATGGATAAAATGGGTGTTGATGTAAAAGGTATCCATTTATATGACTTTATAGCACAAAGAATTAATTTAGTTTAG
- a CDS encoding SMR family transporter, translating to MSFYFVIIMISAFIDIVANLLLKKSDGFKYKTYGISAILLVIIAFIFLSFALEYVELSIAYSTWGAIGIIGTSLGGYIFYKERLNYVGILGVIVVVCAVILLNY from the coding sequence ATGAGTTTCTATTTTGTTATTATTATGATTTCTGCATTCATTGATATTGTCGCAAATTTGTTATTAAAAAAATCAGATGGATTTAAATACAAAACTTATGGAATAAGTGCCATATTGCTTGTGATTATTGCTTTTATATTTCTTTCATTTGCATTAGAATATGTAGAGCTTAGTATTGCGTATTCAACTTGGGGCGCTATTGGAATCATTGGCACTTCTTTAGGTGGATATATATTTTATAAAGAAAGATTAAACTATGTAGGTATTTTGGGAGTTATTGTTGTTGTTTGTGCTGTAATACTTTTAAATTACTAA
- a CDS encoding multidrug efflux SMR transporter, which produces MNLQKRKTILAYIFLVLAIFAEVLSTGILKASKGSLYGYILIAIFISISYYFMALAIRKIQVGAAYAMWEILGSSCIVLMSVFIFDEILTTRQVIGILFAIIGIILINIGEVKEK; this is translated from the coding sequence ATGAATTTACAAAAACGAAAAACTATACTTGCCTATATATTTTTGGTATTAGCAATATTTGCTGAAGTATTATCAACTGGAATCTTAAAAGCATCCAAAGGCAGTTTGTATGGCTATATTTTAATAGCAATTTTTATTTCTATATCATATTATTTTATGGCATTAGCAATTAGAAAGATTCAAGTAGGTGCTGCATATGCTATGTGGGAGATTCTAGGTTCTAGTTGTATTGTGCTTATGTCTGTTTTTATATTTGATGAAATATTAACAACAAGGCAGGTTATTGGAATCTTGTTTGCTATTATTGGAATAATATTAATCAATATTGGTGAAGTAAAAGAAAAATGA
- a CDS encoding peptidylprolyl isomerase: protein MEALKVFDIDENILENSKYATIKTNKGSIIVELFGKDAPQAVLNFASLANSGYYKGLKFHRVIKGFMAQGGCPYSKENLPYVGTGGPGYRIKCEVTNNPNSHQRGSLSMAHAGRDTGGSQFFICFVPCPHLDGEHTVFGGIRASDKNSYETLDKIEQNDTIEDIIISKEV, encoded by the coding sequence ATGGAAGCACTAAAAGTTTTTGATATCGATGAGAATATATTAGAAAATAGTAAATACGCAACAATAAAAACTAATAAAGGTAGTATTATTGTAGAATTATTTGGCAAAGATGCACCACAAGCAGTGTTGAATTTTGCTTCATTAGCAAATAGTGGCTATTATAAAGGATTGAAATTTCATAGAGTTATAAAAGGTTTTATGGCACAAGGTGGTTGTCCATATAGTAAAGAGAATCTTCCTTATGTAGGCACAGGTGGTCCTGGATATAGAATAAAATGTGAAGTTACAAACAATCCAAACTCACATCAAAGAGGAAGCCTAAGTATGGCTCATGCAGGTAGAGATACAGGTGGTAGCCAATTTTTTATATGTTTTGTGCCTTGTCCGCATTTAGATGGAGAACACACCGTTTTTGGGGGAATTAGAGCTAGTGATAAAAATAGTTATGAAACACTAGATAAAATAGAACAAAATGATACTATAGAAGATATTATTATTAGTAAAGAAGTTTAG
- the trpE gene encoding anthranilate synthase component I has protein sequence MYPTLDMIQSMPDLLQYKRIPISKEIYADFITPIEAMRILKTHSVECFLLESVEQKNWGRYSFLGFNPTLEITCTKGKTTIKDKNGTQQKQGNPKDIIKEIIAKYKSPILENLPPFSGGLVGYFAYDYIRYNEPKLNFANTDKDFVDVDLMLFNNVIVFDNFKQKIILITGITTTNLESSYKDAQNTLESMHTLLKSAPKQSIAPFVLDSTLKHDFSQEQYIQMVKQAKQYIYEGDIFQVVLSNPIRAKASGSLFDVYRVLRSTNPSPYMLYFSSNKVEIAGASPETLLKLNNSKLYTYPLAGSRKRGKNKIEDEALENELLGDEKELAEHNMLVDLGRNDVGKVAKFNSVQVEKYMNIERYSHIMHISSTISGILQENKDALDAIDAILPAGTLSGAPKIRACEIINELEGQSRGIYGGAIGYLDFTGNMDMCIAIRLIYKKNDEICIQSGAGIVYDSNPQSEFEECAKKAQAIIEAIKIAQNGI, from the coding sequence ATGTATCCAACGCTTGATATGATACAATCAATGCCAGATCTATTACAATACAAACGCATACCAATAAGCAAAGAGATCTATGCTGATTTTATAACACCAATTGAGGCTATGAGGATTTTAAAAACCCATAGTGTTGAGTGTTTTTTACTTGAGAGTGTTGAGCAAAAAAATTGGGGGCGATATAGCTTTTTGGGGTTTAATCCGACTTTAGAGATAACTTGCACAAAAGGCAAAACTACAATCAAAGATAAAAATGGCACACAACAAAAACAAGGCAATCCAAAAGATATCATAAAAGAAATTATTGCAAAATACAAAAGCCCAATTTTAGAGAATCTACCACCATTTAGTGGTGGGCTTGTTGGTTATTTTGCATATGATTATATTCGCTACAATGAGCCAAAACTTAATTTTGCAAATACAGACAAAGATTTTGTTGATGTAGATTTAATGCTTTTTAATAATGTGATTGTATTTGATAATTTTAAGCAAAAAATTATCCTTATTACTGGCATAACTACTACAAATCTAGAATCATCTTACAAAGATGCACAAAATACACTAGAATCTATGCATACATTACTAAAATCAGCTCCAAAACAAAGCATTGCACCTTTTGTGCTAGATTCTACGCTTAAGCATGATTTCTCACAAGAACAATATATCCAAATGGTCAAACAAGCAAAACAATACATTTATGAGGGTGATATATTTCAAGTAGTATTATCCAATCCTATACGCGCAAAGGCAAGTGGCAGTCTTTTTGATGTATATAGAGTGCTTCGCAGCACCAATCCTTCGCCTTATATGCTATATTTCTCAAGCAATAAAGTAGAAATAGCTGGTGCTTCTCCAGAAACACTCCTTAAGCTTAATAACTCCAAATTATATACATATCCACTTGCTGGAAGTCGCAAACGAGGAAAAAACAAAATCGAAGATGAAGCACTAGAAAATGAGCTTTTGGGTGATGAAAAAGAATTAGCCGAGCACAATATGCTTGTTGATTTGGGACGCAATGATGTAGGTAAAGTTGCAAAATTTAATAGTGTGCAAGTAGAAAAATATATGAATATTGAGCGATATTCACATATTATGCATATAAGTTCAACAATTTCTGGAATCTTGCAAGAAAACAAAGACGCACTTGATGCAATTGATGCAATCTTACCTGCTGGCACACTATCTGGTGCGCCAAAAATAAGAGCATGTGAAATCATCAATGAGCTTGAAGGGCAATCTCGTGGAATCTATGGCGGTGCAATAGGCTATCTTGATTTTACAGGCAATATGGATATGTGTATTGCAATCCGCTTAATATATAAGAAAAATGATGAAATCTGTATCCAATCAGGTGCTGGAATCGTCTATGATAGCAATCCACAAAGTGAATTTGAAGAATGTGCAAAAAAAGCACAAGCAATTATTGAAGCTATCAAAATTGCTCAAAATGGTATATAA
- a CDS encoding aminodeoxychorismate/anthranilate synthase component II: protein MILLIDNYDSFSYNLYQLIGSIEPQIKVIRNDELNIMQIKEIKPTLIVLSPGPKKPQDSGICIEVIKKLGSEIPIFGVCLGHQAICVAFGGEVSYAQKIMHGKTSMIEVDPTSVLFNGLGETIQVARYHSLISTKIPQSLKITATTKEHEIMALEHKVYPIYGVQFHPESILTPLGKKIIQNVLYSTQKRESK, encoded by the coding sequence GTGATTTTACTTATTGATAATTATGATAGCTTCTCTTATAATCTATATCAGCTCATAGGAAGCATTGAACCACAAATCAAAGTTATTCGCAATGATGAATTAAATATTATGCAAATAAAAGAAATAAAACCAACACTCATTGTCCTTTCTCCAGGACCAAAAAAACCTCAAGATTCTGGAATATGTATAGAAGTAATAAAAAAGCTAGGGAGCGAGATTCCGATTTTTGGCGTTTGTCTTGGACATCAAGCGATATGTGTAGCATTTGGTGGTGAAGTAAGCTATGCTCAAAAAATAATGCATGGCAAAACATCTATGATAGAAGTTGATCCTACATCAGTTTTATTTAATGGATTAGGAGAGACAATTCAGGTTGCACGTTATCATTCACTAATATCTACAAAAATTCCACAATCTCTTAAAATCACTGCAACAACAAAAGAGCATGAAATTATGGCATTAGAACACAAGGTATATCCGATATATGGCGTGCAATTTCACCCAGAATCTATACTAACACCACTTGGTAAAAAAATAATACAAAATGTTCTTTATTCCACACAAAAAAGAGAATCTAAATGA
- the trpD gene encoding anthranilate phosphoribosyltransferase gives MTKETNITKQNNNTKEAIMIKEAILQLIKKQDLTQNIALEVMDEIMQGMASPVQISAYLTALNMKGESIDEITASALSMRKHCVKLLHDMDALEIVGTGGDHSNSFNISTTSAIIVSSAGIKVAKHGNRAASSKCGAADVLEALGVNIMVPKEKSKELLEKINICFLFAQNYHITMKYVAPIRKELGIRTIFNILGPLSNPAGANMELMGVYDESLVEPLAQVMKNLGVKRGMVVYGMDKIDEISLSSKTKICEINQQEIKTYTLHPKDIGYSLCNKCDLQGGDAIQNATIIKDILEGKEKGPKREVAALNAGAALYIAGATESIESGVRLAERQIDEGLAAKQLQLFIKESNK, from the coding sequence ATGACTAAAGAAACAAATATTACAAAACAAAATAACAATACAAAAGAAGCAATCATGATAAAAGAAGCGATTTTGCAACTAATAAAAAAGCAAGATCTTACACAAAATATCGCACTAGAAGTGATGGATGAGATTATGCAAGGTATGGCTAGCCCTGTGCAAATCTCTGCATATCTCACAGCGTTAAATATGAAAGGTGAAAGCATTGATGAAATCACTGCTTCAGCACTTAGTATGCGTAAGCATTGTGTGAAACTTTTACATGATATGGATGCATTAGAGATTGTAGGCACAGGAGGCGATCACTCAAATTCATTTAATATCTCTACAACTTCGGCTATTATCGTCTCATCAGCAGGAATAAAAGTCGCAAAACATGGAAATCGTGCTGCATCATCAAAATGTGGTGCAGCAGATGTATTAGAGGCTTTAGGTGTAAATATCATGGTGCCAAAAGAAAAAAGTAAAGAATTGCTTGAAAAAATCAATATTTGCTTTCTTTTTGCACAAAATTACCATATCACGATGAAATATGTTGCTCCTATTCGAAAAGAACTTGGAATCCGCACGATTTTTAATATCTTAGGACCACTTTCAAATCCAGCAGGAGCTAATATGGAGCTTATGGGTGTATATGATGAAAGCCTTGTAGAGCCTTTGGCACAAGTAATGAAGAATCTTGGTGTAAAAAGAGGAATGGTTGTATATGGAATGGATAAGATAGATGAAATCTCACTCTCAAGCAAAACAAAAATTTGTGAAATCAATCAACAAGAAATCAAAACCTATACTTTGCACCCAAAAGATATTGGCTATAGTTTATGTAATAAATGTGATTTACAAGGAGGCGATGCAATCCAAAATGCTACAATTATTAAAGATATTTTAGAGGGTAAAGAAAAAGGTCCAAAACGTGAAGTCGCAGCACTAAATGCTGGTGCTGCACTATATATCGCAGGTGCCACTGAAAGCATAGAATCTGGTGTAAGACTTGCAGAACGACAAATAGATGAAGGATTAGCAGCAAAACAATTACAATTATTTATAAAAGAGAGTAATAAATAA
- the trpC gene encoding indole-3-glycerol phosphate synthase TrpC → MNILEKIINSTKIRIQEKKQKISLLEIKQIAKKNTSNIPFAFEKALNTPKMHFICEVKKASPSKGIIATTFPYKNIALEYQNAGASAISCLTEPYYFLGSEDYLKEIKQCVQIPVLRKDFIIDEYMIYESKAIGADAILLIAAILDKYQMRDYFTLANDLGLSVLVETHNNEEIQKALFCNARIIGVNNRDLKTFKVDINTTIKLRNNVPKECIFISESGIHTKEDIQTLSMHNVNAVLIGETLMKVDDKCLKLKELQSGI, encoded by the coding sequence ATGAATATTTTAGAAAAGATTATCAATTCAACAAAAATACGCATACAAGAAAAAAAACAAAAAATTTCACTTTTAGAAATAAAGCAAATTGCTAAAAAAAATACATCAAATATTCCATTTGCATTTGAAAAAGCTTTAAATACGCCTAAAATGCACTTTATATGCGAAGTCAAAAAAGCCTCACCTTCAAAAGGAATTATTGCTACTACTTTTCCATATAAAAATATTGCATTAGAATATCAAAATGCAGGTGCTAGTGCGATTTCTTGCCTCACAGAGCCATATTATTTTTTAGGAAGCGAAGATTATCTTAAAGAAATTAAGCAATGCGTGCAGATTCCAGTTCTAAGAAAAGATTTTATTATAGATGAATATATGATTTATGAATCAAAAGCTATTGGTGCAGATGCTATTTTGCTTATTGCTGCGATTTTAGATAAATATCAAATGAGAGATTATTTTACATTAGCAAATGATCTTGGATTATCAGTCCTAGTTGAAACACATAATAATGAAGAAATACAAAAAGCACTTTTTTGTAATGCTAGGATTATTGGGGTTAATAATAGAGATTTAAAGACATTTAAAGTCGATATAAACACAACAATAAAATTAAGAAATAATGTGCCAAAAGAATGCATTTTTATAAGTGAGAGTGGAATACACACAAAAGAAGATATACAAACATTAAGTATGCACAATGTAAATGCTGTATTAATTGGTGAAACACTTATGAAAGTAGATGATAAATGCTTAAAACTAAAAGAATTGCAAAGTGGAATCTAA
- a CDS encoding phosphoribosylanthranilate isomerase, which yields MKIKTCGLFRLEDIEYANILKSDFIGFVFAKSKREVDFTIAKKLKSHLDSQIQAVGVFVNAPINKILEAIDLRIIDIVQLHGNESIEFISNLKSKTNAKIIYAIGINNENSIDYTKCDLVDFLLFDNIKGGSGESFDWNLLSKIKLPNKPYFLAGGININNIQKAIALHPYGIDVSGGLESNGYKDFYKMKTIITQVRQNKGV from the coding sequence TTGAAGATCAAAACTTGTGGGTTATTTCGCTTGGAAGATATAGAATATGCAAATATCTTAAAATCTGATTTTATAGGCTTTGTCTTTGCTAAAAGCAAGCGAGAAGTGGATTTTACAATAGCAAAAAAACTTAAATCTCATCTTGATAGCCAAATACAAGCAGTAGGAGTATTTGTAAATGCACCTATAAATAAGATTCTTGAGGCAATAGATTTGCGTATTATTGATATAGTGCAACTTCATGGCAATGAGAGTATAGAATTTATATCTAATCTAAAATCCAAGACAAATGCCAAAATCATCTATGCAATAGGTATAAATAATGAAAATTCTATTGATTATACAAAATGCGATTTGGTGGATTTTTTACTTTTTGATAATATAAAAGGTGGGTCAGGAGAGAGCTTTGATTGGAATCTACTCTCAAAGATAAAACTTCCAAATAAACCATATTTTTTAGCTGGTGGCATCAATATCAATAATATACAAAAAGCAATTGCTCTCCATCCTTATGGTATCGATGTATCTGGAGGATTAGAAAGTAATGGATATAAGGATTTTTATAAAATGAAAACAATTATTACACAAGTAAGGCAAAATAAAGGAGTATAA
- the trpB gene encoding tryptophan synthase subunit beta → MEHTYFGKYGGCFIPETLMNAILELESAYLSYKNDPTFNQELQDLFNNYASRPSALYFASCMSKNLGDARIYLKREDLNHTGSHKINNVLGQVLLAKKMGKKRIIAETGAGQHGVATATACALLNMECEIFMGEEDTKRQALNVYKMRLLGAKVHAVKSGTATLKDAVSQTLREWSSRIADTHYVVGSVMGPYPFPMIVRDFQAVISKEIKNQILECEGRLPDMVVACVGGGSNAIGAFYHFIDDKEVRLIGCEAAGMGVDTEQTAASIATGKIGIFHGMKSYFCQDKYGQIAPVYSISAGLDYPGIGPEHAYLADTKRAEYYPISDKEALDAFFYLSKTEGIIPAIESAHAIAYVIKEAKNFSKDQIIVINLSGRGDKDCAAIARMQGENINE, encoded by the coding sequence ATGGAGCATACATATTTTGGAAAATATGGAGGTTGTTTTATCCCAGAAACATTAATGAATGCGATATTAGAGCTTGAGAGTGCATATCTATCATACAAAAATGATCCTACTTTTAATCAAGAGCTTCAAGATTTATTTAATAACTACGCCTCTCGTCCTTCAGCACTTTATTTTGCCTCTTGTATGAGTAAAAATCTTGGAGATGCTAGAATCTACCTTAAACGCGAAGATTTAAATCATACTGGATCACATAAAATAAATAATGTCTTGGGGCAAGTTTTACTTGCTAAAAAAATGGGTAAAAAACGAATTATTGCAGAAACAGGCGCAGGACAACATGGTGTAGCTACTGCTACTGCATGTGCATTATTAAATATGGAATGTGAAATATTTATGGGTGAAGAAGACACTAAGCGACAGGCATTAAATGTATATAAAATGCGGCTTTTAGGTGCAAAAGTGCATGCTGTAAAAAGTGGTACTGCAACACTAAAAGATGCTGTCTCTCAAACGCTTAGAGAATGGAGTAGTAGGATTGCTGATACTCATTATGTAGTAGGCTCTGTTATGGGTCCTTATCCATTTCCAATGATTGTCCGTGATTTTCAAGCAGTAATTTCAAAAGAAATAAAAAACCAAATTTTAGAATGTGAAGGCAGACTTCCTGATATGGTGGTGGCTTGTGTGGGTGGAGGCTCAAATGCAATTGGGGCATTTTATCATTTTATTGATGATAAAGAAGTGCGGCTTATTGGCTGCGAAGCAGCAGGAATGGGAGTTGATACAGAGCAAACTGCTGCAAGTATTGCAACAGGAAAAATTGGAATCTTTCATGGAATGAAATCATATTTTTGCCAAGATAAATATGGTCAAATAGCGCCTGTATATTCTATTTCTGCAGGGCTTGATTATCCAGGTATTGGTCCAGAACATGCATATTTAGCAGATACAAAACGAGCAGAATATTATCCTATAAGTGATAAAGAAGCTTTAGATGCGTTTTTTTATCTCTCAAAAACTGAGGGCATTATTCCAGCTATTGAGAGTGCTCATGCTATTGCTTATGTGATAAAAGAGGCAAAAAATTTCTCTAAAGATCAAATAATAGTTATAAATCTATCAGGCAGAGGTGATAAAGACTGCGCTGCGATTGCAAGAATGCAAGGAGAAAATATCAATGAGTAA
- the trpA gene encoding tryptophan synthase subunit alpha has product MSNLYKAFENGKAFIPFITCGDPDIATTEQIIYSMIENGASLIELGIPFSDPMAEGVVIQEANMRALKNDTKINHIFEMLERIQKRITIPMAFMTYANVVFAYGSDKFLKNAKDVGIGGLILPDVPFEEKQEFEPVCIKNEIDLISFIAPTSNDRIAMIAKEAKGFIYCVSSLGVTGVRKHIDTNIKDMITCAQEVSEIPVAVGFGIETPNQAREIAQYANGIIVGSAIVKLCAQYKTKSPEYIGRYVKEMSNAIR; this is encoded by the coding sequence ATGAGTAATTTATACAAAGCATTTGAAAATGGCAAAGCATTTATTCCATTTATTACTTGTGGTGATCCAGATATTGCTACTACAGAACAAATTATTTATTCAATGATAGAAAATGGTGCAAGTCTAATTGAACTTGGGATTCCATTTTCTGATCCTATGGCAGAAGGGGTTGTGATACAAGAAGCAAATATGCGAGCTTTAAAAAATGATACTAAAATAAATCATATTTTTGAGATGCTTGAACGCATACAAAAAAGGATTACAATTCCTATGGCATTTATGACTTATGCAAATGTTGTATTTGCATATGGAAGTGATAAATTTCTAAAAAATGCTAAAGATGTAGGGATTGGTGGGCTTATTTTGCCAGATGTGCCATTTGAAGAAAAACAAGAATTTGAACCAGTTTGTATAAAAAATGAAATTGATCTAATCTCATTTATAGCACCAACTTCAAATGATCGAATTGCTATGATTGCAAAAGAAGCTAAAGGTTTTATTTATTGCGTCTCATCACTTGGTGTAACAGGGGTAAGAAAGCATATTGATACAAATATTAAAGATATGATTACTTGCGCACAAGAGGTAAGTGAGATTCCAGTAGCTGTTGGATTTGGTATAGAAACACCAAATCAAGCAAGAGAAATAGCACAATATGCAAATGGAATCATTGTAGGTAGTGCCATAGTCAAACTATGTGCGCAATATAAAACAAAAAGCCCAGAATATATAGGCAGATATGTAAAAGAGATGAGTAATGCAATTAGATAG
- a CDS encoding MFS transporter, with protein sequence MARLKNEEVKVLSLSSLGGMLEFYDFIIFVFFTGVIGVLFFPSNSTFWQDISAYSTFAAGYFARPLGGIIMAHFGDKNGRKNMFMLSILLMVIPTFALGFMPTFEEIGVLAPIALILIRILQGIAIGGELPGAWVFVCEHSERKVLGSTMGIFTSAVVSGILLGSIVTLFVHMNFSPEEIKEYAWRIPFILGGIFGIISIFLRRYLSETPVFKEMQALQQTQKMPIKEVVKSHKIGVGFSFLSTWILTGCVVISVLLTPNLLAQKFDIDAISKIVYQIIAIFFLASGNALGGILSDRIGLKNASILFGGALMLFACLFYGSITQGMHFDLVLLFYYLMALSAGVMVFTPLILVDSFPAPIRYSGISFAYNISYAIFGGLTPIFFAFVKDEYPFCLGLYMMFLGLLSIVLAVAFVKKFKQD encoded by the coding sequence ATGGCACGCTTAAAAAATGAAGAAGTAAAAGTGCTTTCCCTTAGCTCTCTTGGTGGAATGCTTGAATTTTATGATTTTATTATTTTTGTATTTTTCACAGGCGTTATTGGGGTGCTTTTTTTCCCTTCAAATAGCACTTTTTGGCAGGATATTAGCGCTTATAGCACCTTTGCGGCTGGGTATTTTGCAAGACCACTTGGCGGGATTATTATGGCGCATTTTGGCGATAAAAATGGGCGCAAAAATATGTTTATGCTTTCCATCTTGCTAATGGTTATCCCAACTTTTGCGCTAGGTTTTATGCCTACTTTTGAGGAAATTGGCGTGCTTGCGCCAATAGCTTTGATTTTGATTAGAATCTTGCAAGGCATTGCTATTGGTGGGGAATTGCCCGGGGCATGGGTGTTTGTATGCGAACACAGCGAGCGCAAAGTGCTTGGCTCAACGATGGGGATTTTCACAAGTGCGGTGGTTTCAGGGATTTTGTTAGGAAGCATTGTAACGCTCTTTGTGCATATGAATTTTAGCCCAGAAGAAATCAAAGAATACGCATGGCGCATTCCATTTATTTTGGGCGGTATTTTTGGGATTATCTCGATTTTCTTGCGTAGATATTTGAGCGAAACACCGGTATTTAAGGAAATGCAAGCATTGCAGCAAACACAAAAAATGCCTATCAAAGAAGTGGTAAAATCGCATAAAATAGGCGTTGGATTCTCATTTTTAAGCACTTGGATTTTGACAGGTTGCGTGGTTATTAGCGTGCTTTTAACACCTAATCTTTTGGCGCAAAAATTTGACATTGATGCGATTTCAAAAATTGTCTATCAAATCATCGCAATCTTTTTTCTCGCCTCTGGAAACGCGCTAGGTGGGATTTTGAGTGATAGAATCGGCTTAAAAAACGCAAGCATTCTTTTTGGTGGCGCGCTCATGCTTTTTGCCTGCCTTTTTTATGGCTCAATCACTCAAGGCATGCATTTTGACCTAGTTTTGCTCTTTTATTATTTGATGGCACTAAGTGCTGGAGTTATGGTTTTTACACCTCTAATCCTTGTAGATAGCTTCCCAGCACCAATCCGCTATAGTGGAATTTCATTTGCCTACAACATTTCTTATGCTATTTTTGGTGGTTTGACACCGATTTTTTTCGCCTTTGTCAAAGATGAGTATCCCTTCTGTTTGGGCTTATATATGATGTTTTTGGGGCTTTTAAGCATTGTGCTAGCAGTGGCATTTGTGAAAAAATTCAAGCAAGATTGA
- a CDS encoding type II restriction endonuclease, whose amino-acid sequence MKNTLEFSHFLNTLKASNRRLSFFVDWEKCLKNVDKIRICLNHLNFLLGKDKDSIKTHTALLFDEYPKAFSVLHLLLAVRDSGSMVLDSSSAQCRLDSYFKNADSIFDFLCESGLIDIFARGYIKDLNDFVFGIEVGLDSNARKIAVVAPWRRIYRKSLKTTNLILKNR is encoded by the coding sequence ATGAAAAATACTCTTGAATTTAGCCATTTTTTAAATACACTCAAAGCCAGCAATCGCAGGCTTAGTTTTTTTGTGGATTGGGAAAAATGTCTAAAAAATGTCGATAAAATCCGTATTTGTCTAAATCATCTTAATTTTCTCTTGGGTAAAGATAAAGATTCTATAAAAACACATACTGCTTTGCTTTTTGATGAATATCCAAAGGCATTTAGCGTGCTACATTTACTTCTTGCCGTGCGTGATAGTGGCAGTATGGTTTTAGATTCTAGCAGTGCACAATGTCGCTTGGATAGCTATTTTAAAAATGCAGATAGTATTTTTGATTTTTTATGCGAAAGCGGGCTTATTGATATTTTTGCTCGCGGATATATAAAAGATTTGAATGATTTTGTCTTTGGTATAGAAGTAGGGCTTGATAGCAATGCACGAAAAATCGCGGTGGTAGCACCATGGAGACGCATTTATCGCAAGTCTTTAAAGACAACCAACTTAATTTTAAAGAACAGGTAA